In a single window of the Nocardioides sp. L-11A genome:
- a CDS encoding glycosyltransferase, producing the protein MGAASPVRVLHVIESYGSGSLTAAVQYVHSTPDLEHHLLRRIRADYVPFGEETLFATVAELPGSGLRSIGTVRRTVRRLSPDVVHAHSSFAGLYARLALRAGRSARVVYTPHCFVFERTDIPRPLRGLYRLVEWALAVNTTVIAGCSAAEARAARAWRTCRRVVHVPNVATVGMATTRPRDSGRPLVVALGRISAQKGVDFFLSAWRELRQRGGDVGALWIGGGDAAGVARLEASGVEVTGWVSRDRVLDLLASARLYLHTAAWEGFPMSVLEAHRSGLPILVRDIPAFHHVPATVRAGDPGELASLAEQILLDPSCAAADANRSVWEDALSAHSPALQRARLLEAYGVG; encoded by the coding sequence ATGGGAGCTGCATCACCCGTCCGGGTGCTCCACGTCATCGAGAGCTACGGAAGCGGATCGCTGACCGCCGCCGTGCAGTACGTGCACAGCACACCCGACCTCGAGCACCATCTCCTCCGGAGGATCCGCGCGGACTACGTGCCCTTCGGCGAGGAGACTCTGTTCGCGACCGTGGCCGAGCTCCCCGGGTCCGGGCTCCGGAGCATCGGCACGGTGCGCCGGACCGTCCGCCGGCTGTCGCCCGACGTGGTCCATGCCCATTCGAGCTTCGCCGGCCTCTACGCCCGCCTGGCCCTCCGTGCCGGCCGGTCCGCGCGGGTGGTCTATACCCCCCATTGCTTCGTCTTCGAGCGCACCGACATCCCCCGCCCGCTGCGAGGGTTGTACCGCCTCGTCGAGTGGGCGCTGGCGGTCAACACGACCGTCATCGCCGGCTGCTCGGCTGCAGAGGCGCGCGCGGCGCGGGCCTGGCGGACCTGTCGCCGCGTGGTGCACGTCCCCAATGTCGCGACGGTCGGCATGGCCACCACCCGACCGAGGGACTCCGGGCGGCCCCTCGTCGTCGCCCTCGGCCGGATCTCGGCGCAGAAGGGCGTCGACTTCTTCCTCTCGGCGTGGCGCGAGCTGCGACAGCGCGGAGGCGACGTCGGCGCACTGTGGATCGGCGGCGGTGACGCCGCGGGGGTCGCCCGGCTCGAGGCATCGGGGGTGGAGGTCACGGGTTGGGTCTCCCGCGACCGTGTGCTCGACCTGCTGGCGTCGGCCAGACTCTATCTCCACACGGCCGCCTGGGAGGGCTTCCCGATGTCCGTGCTCGAGGCGCATCGTTCGGGACTGCCGATCCTGGTGCGCGACATCCCCGCGTTCCACCACGTCCCCGCGACCGTGCGTGCCGGTGATCCAGGTGAGCTCGCCTCCCTGGCCGAGCAGATCCTGCTGGACCCCTCCTGCGCCGCCGCCGACGCCAACCGGAGCGTCTGGGAGGACGCACTGTCCGCGCACTCCCCCGCGCTCCAGCGCGCGCGCCTCCTGGAGGCGTACG